From one Desulfurobacterium thermolithotrophum DSM 11699 genomic stretch:
- a CDS encoding ABC transporter ATP-binding protein yields the protein MIKVENVKKTFKLYKNPADRLKEIIFRKSFHTVYEALKGVSFTVEDGEVLGIIGPNGAGKSTLLKILTGVIIPDEGKIHIDGRITGLLELGTGFNFEMTGIENIYLNGMLLGMTKEELDRKKDSIIEFSELGDFIYEPLKTYSSGMVMRLAFSIAIHAEPSCFVVDEALSVGDAHFQQKCMKRIKEFKEKGGSIIFVSHDMNAVKVLCDKALLLHKGKIIDEGSPEKVVNSYNFLLAKINDSEETVRFEQKKKSSYGTFEAKIEEVSIEGKDSKSDVISSGEEAVISVKVKAFSDIDSATVGILIRDRFGQDIFGTNTCLLKKKISFKANKVYTVKFELPINIGAGKYTITAAVHSGEIHSEKCYHWVDGICSFEVAGFKKEPFVGIVYLPAKVILEIENN from the coding sequence ATGATAAAGGTAGAAAACGTAAAAAAAACCTTTAAACTTTACAAAAATCCTGCTGATAGGCTGAAAGAAATAATCTTTAGAAAAAGTTTTCATACTGTGTATGAAGCTTTAAAAGGAGTTTCGTTTACCGTTGAAGATGGAGAAGTTCTTGGAATAATTGGACCTAATGGAGCTGGAAAATCTACACTTCTTAAAATTCTAACAGGCGTTATTATTCCTGATGAAGGGAAAATTCATATAGACGGCAGGATAACAGGACTTCTTGAACTTGGAACTGGCTTTAACTTTGAAATGACGGGAATAGAAAACATATATCTAAATGGAATGCTTCTTGGAATGACAAAAGAAGAACTTGATAGAAAAAAAGACAGTATTATTGAGTTTTCAGAACTTGGAGATTTTATCTATGAGCCTCTTAAAACGTATTCTTCTGGAATGGTAATGAGACTAGCTTTTTCCATAGCAATACACGCTGAACCAAGCTGTTTTGTAGTAGATGAAGCTCTTTCTGTAGGAGATGCACATTTTCAGCAAAAGTGTATGAAAAGAATTAAAGAGTTTAAAGAAAAAGGGGGGTCTATAATCTTTGTTTCGCACGATATGAATGCAGTAAAGGTGCTGTGTGATAAAGCTCTACTTTTACACAAAGGCAAAATAATAGATGAGGGATCTCCTGAAAAAGTGGTAAACAGCTACAATTTCCTTTTGGCTAAAATAAACGATTCTGAAGAAACTGTTAGGTTTGAACAGAAAAAAAAGAGCTCTTACGGTACATTTGAAGCAAAGATAGAAGAAGTTTCTATTGAAGGGAAAGACTCTAAAAGTGATGTCATAAGTAGTGGTGAAGAAGCTGTTATTTCTGTAAAAGTCAAAGCTTTTAGCGACATAGACAGTGCAACTGTAGGAATTTTAATAAGAGATAGATTTGGACAGGACATATTCGGAACAAATACGTGTCTTTTAAAGAAAAAAATTTCTTTTAAAGCCAATAAGGTTTATACAGTTAAATTCGAACTTCCGATAAATATTGGAGCTGGAAAATATACGATTACAGCTGCTGTTCACTCAGGAGAGATTCATTCAGAAAAATGTTACCATTGGGTTGATGGTATATGCTCTTTTGAAGTGGCTGGGTTTAAAAAAGAACCATTTGTAGGAATTGTTTATCTACCAGCAAAAGTTATCTTGGAGATAGAAAACAATTAA
- a CDS encoding type I secretion system permease/ATPase, whose protein sequence is MIKKVVLEGNKTQEEKDIIREFLSYTRKSFLFAGFFSLFINLLMLLPAIYMLAVYDIVVPSRSVSTLIFITLLVVALYIISGLLQTIRSRILVRINNKIDSILNKKVINSTFDLALKHPTRASIQPLNDFQQIKQFLTGPTIFAFFDIPWTPIYLGVLFIFHPYYGFMATGVIVVVALITFLNEITTKKYLKKANESLIKSNRFMNHVIQNVEVIEAMGMRSKVYKKWLQLHQKYVSTLQKASDKGAFWSNATKTFRIMSQSLMLGLGGYLALNLEISTGMIVAGSIVLGRVLAPIDLMINSWRSFSSARLSYKRLNQLLNTFAEKPKPMKLPPPKGAISLEQVVVVPPDAKNPSLKNITMQIPAGEIVAVIGPSGAGKSSLARTLLGIWTPVAGKVAIDSADLKQWDREYLGQFIGYLPQDIELFEGTVAENIARFSEVDPEKVLEAARISGAHEVIVNLPDGYNTYIGPGGITLSGGQRQRIALARALYGNPRIVILDEPNSNLDDAGERALLNALWELKKRKVTVIVISHKINILELVDKIAFLQDGMLKMYGDAKTVLQQLTKQRGN, encoded by the coding sequence ATGATAAAAAAAGTAGTTTTGGAAGGAAACAAAACACAAGAAGAAAAGGACATAATTCGAGAATTTTTATCCTATACAAGAAAGTCATTTTTATTTGCAGGTTTTTTTAGTTTATTTATAAATCTTTTAATGCTTCTTCCTGCCATTTATATGCTGGCAGTCTATGACATAGTTGTTCCAAGTCGAAGTGTTAGCACTTTAATATTTATAACTCTTTTAGTTGTTGCACTTTACATTATTTCTGGTTTATTACAGACCATTCGTTCAAGGATTTTAGTTAGAATAAACAATAAAATTGATTCTATTTTGAATAAGAAAGTTATAAATTCTACTTTTGACCTTGCTTTAAAACATCCAACTAGGGCATCTATTCAGCCTCTAAACGACTTTCAACAAATTAAGCAGTTCTTAACAGGACCAACTATTTTTGCTTTTTTTGATATTCCTTGGACTCCCATTTATTTAGGAGTTTTATTTATTTTTCATCCTTACTACGGCTTTATGGCTACAGGGGTTATTGTTGTAGTTGCTCTGATTACTTTTTTGAATGAGATAACTACTAAAAAGTATCTAAAAAAAGCTAATGAATCGTTAATAAAAAGTAATCGGTTTATGAATCATGTTATTCAAAATGTAGAAGTTATAGAAGCTATGGGAATGAGAAGCAAAGTTTATAAAAAATGGTTACAGCTACATCAAAAGTATGTTTCAACACTGCAGAAAGCTAGTGATAAAGGAGCTTTTTGGTCTAATGCAACAAAAACTTTCCGTATTATGTCTCAGTCTTTAATGCTTGGATTAGGAGGATATTTAGCTCTCAATCTTGAAATATCAACTGGTATGATTGTTGCCGGTTCTATTGTTCTTGGTAGAGTCCTTGCTCCAATAGATCTTATGATAAATAGTTGGAGGAGTTTTTCATCAGCAAGACTATCTTACAAAAGATTAAACCAGCTGCTTAATACATTTGCAGAAAAACCAAAACCTATGAAGCTTCCTCCTCCAAAGGGAGCTATTTCATTAGAACAAGTAGTTGTAGTTCCTCCAGACGCTAAAAATCCTTCTTTAAAGAACATAACTATGCAAATTCCTGCTGGAGAGATAGTTGCTGTTATAGGTCCTAGTGGTGCAGGAAAATCTTCTCTTGCAAGAACCTTACTTGGAATATGGACTCCTGTTGCAGGTAAAGTAGCAATTGACAGTGCTGATTTAAAACAGTGGGATAGAGAATATTTAGGACAGTTTATAGGGTATCTTCCACAGGATATAGAGCTGTTTGAAGGAACGGTTGCAGAAAACATAGCAAGATTTTCTGAAGTAGATCCGGAAAAAGTTTTAGAAGCAGCTAGAATTTCAGGAGCACATGAAGTAATAGTGAACTTACCGGATGGATACAATACTTATATAGGTCCGGGAGGAATTACTTTATCGGGAGGACAAAGACAGAGAATAGCTCTTGCAAGAGCTCTATACGGCAATCCAAGAATTGTGATTTTGGATGAACCTAATTCCAATCTTGATGATGCTGGTGAAAGAGCTCTCTTAAACGCTCTTTGGGAACTGAAAAAAAGGAAAGTTACGGTTATAGTGATTTCACACAAGATAAATATTTTAGAGTTGGTGGATAAAATAGCTTTCTTGCAGGACGGTATGCTGAAAATGTATGGTGATGCAAAGACCGTTCTTCAGCAACTTACTAAACAGAGAGGTAATTAA
- a CDS encoding TolC family protein gives MLFRVLFLIFTVLFIENFYTSTTAFSASLEELVHKAESNDFKLRSLKHKVKAREYQIQQVISQYKPQLSFSTYFGWQEYKPYYGGLIKQKLKYYYLTLKQPVYRPEIISKLKQTKIYKKIDTLKVQQEKQYIRYFLLTTMLHLAYAKRKVELYTKLLSFEKEKYREALKLKDKEFISKEDFLRVEKEYEDAYISFKDAQIELDSFVSSLRNLLGSTDYQNLVSPLNEELEIKNLGLTLDYNAWKKDLGKNIEIKIAEKNVKIAEIEIKRRGYERYPKVDLQLSYSYASSSAISVASNDKRIALTLDFPIYQGGYVSALKLEALELKKAAFEDLKQIKKEKSMQLDDSWHKLKQAEEKIKNLKRKLLNDYKIYKVIKKALEKGLKTEIDLKNQEVEIVRDKILLNEEVHTFSTAYVELLYLTSNLDFKNIKKLNCFLSPR, from the coding sequence ATGTTGTTCAGAGTACTTTTTTTAATATTTACAGTTTTATTCATTGAAAATTTTTATACAAGCACAACTGCTTTTTCAGCTTCTCTGGAAGAACTTGTTCATAAAGCAGAATCAAACGATTTTAAACTCCGTTCTTTAAAGCATAAGGTAAAAGCAAGGGAATACCAAATTCAACAGGTTATTTCTCAGTATAAACCGCAGCTGTCTTTTAGTACATATTTTGGATGGCAGGAATATAAACCTTATTATGGAGGATTGATTAAGCAGAAGTTGAAGTATTACTACTTAACTCTAAAACAACCTGTATATAGACCAGAAATAATTTCGAAGCTAAAACAAACAAAAATTTATAAAAAAATAGATACTTTAAAAGTTCAGCAAGAAAAACAGTACATAAGATATTTCCTCTTGACTACTATGTTACATCTTGCTTATGCTAAGCGAAAAGTAGAACTTTACACAAAACTTTTATCTTTTGAAAAAGAAAAATACAGGGAAGCATTAAAGCTTAAGGATAAAGAGTTTATATCTAAAGAAGACTTTCTAAGAGTAGAAAAAGAATATGAAGATGCGTATATATCTTTTAAAGATGCTCAAATTGAACTTGATTCTTTTGTTTCTTCTTTAAGAAACTTACTTGGAAGTACAGATTATCAAAATTTAGTTTCTCCTCTTAATGAGGAATTAGAAATAAAAAATTTAGGTCTAACGCTTGATTATAATGCTTGGAAAAAAGATTTAGGAAAAAATATAGAAATAAAAATAGCAGAAAAGAACGTGAAAATAGCAGAAATAGAAATCAAAAGAAGAGGATATGAAAGATATCCTAAGGTTGATCTTCAACTTAGCTACAGCTATGCTTCAAGCTCTGCAATATCAGTAGCTTCAAATGATAAAAGAATAGCATTAACTCTTGATTTTCCAATATATCAAGGTGGATATGTATCTGCCCTTAAATTAGAAGCACTGGAACTAAAGAAAGCTGCTTTTGAAGATTTAAAGCAGATAAAGAAAGAAAAATCCATGCAGCTTGATGATAGTTGGCACAAGCTTAAACAGGCTGAAGAAAAAATAAAAAATTTAAAGAGGAAGCTGCTTAATGATTACAAGATTTATAAGGTGATAAAGAAAGCTTTAGAAAAGGGATTAAAGACGGAAATAGATCTTAAAAATCAAGAAGTTGAAATTGTAAGAGATAAAATTCTTTTAAATGAGGAAGTTCATACTTTCTCTACTGCTTACGTGGAACTTCTATATCTTACATCAAATCTTGATTTTAAGAACATAAAGAAACTTAATTGTTTTCTATCTCCAAGATAA
- a CDS encoding ABC transporter permease, giving the protein MNLRLLLELTKRDFTEKYAGSILGLWWSFIWPLINIFIYTVIFSKVMGAKIQGIPSTYSYGLYLAAGLIPWTAFSNTILRASNIFIEKKNIITKIPISLLILPLSVALSECITFLISILIFIVVLFLLGISFSKIVFLVPLAYVLQQVFAYALGLLLATLNVFIRDIKEVVNITVQIWFWFTPIVYVVDILPEKVKELLYLNPVYAFIQVYQKAFVTKEQIDYTLLFIYGLISFLLLSLSYVVYKKLEKDIRDFL; this is encoded by the coding sequence ATGAATTTAAGACTTTTATTAGAACTAACAAAAAGAGATTTTACTGAAAAATACGCTGGTTCTATCTTAGGTCTTTGGTGGTCATTTATTTGGCCGCTGATAAATATTTTTATCTATACTGTTATCTTTTCAAAAGTAATGGGAGCTAAAATTCAAGGAATTCCTTCAACTTACAGCTATGGACTTTACTTAGCAGCTGGACTTATTCCCTGGACTGCTTTTTCAAATACTATCCTTAGAGCATCAAACATCTTCATAGAGAAAAAAAACATTATTACTAAAATTCCGATATCGCTATTGATTTTGCCCCTTTCTGTTGCTTTATCAGAATGCATAACTTTCTTAATCAGCATTTTGATTTTTATAGTTGTTTTATTTCTTCTTGGAATAAGCTTTTCTAAAATTGTTTTTCTTGTTCCACTTGCCTATGTGCTCCAGCAGGTATTTGCTTATGCTCTTGGTTTACTGTTAGCAACTTTGAATGTCTTTATACGGGACATTAAAGAAGTAGTGAACATCACAGTTCAAATATGGTTTTGGTTTACTCCAATAGTTTACGTCGTTGACATACTTCCTGAAAAAGTAAAGGAACTTTTATACCTAAATCCAGTTTATGCATTCATTCAGGTATATCAAAAAGCATTTGTAACAAAAGAGCAGATAGACTATACTCTTCTTTTTATTTACGGACTAATTTCTTTCTTACTACTTTCTCTTTCTTACGTTGTTTATAAAAAACTTGAAAAGGATATAAGAGACTTCCTGTGA
- a CDS encoding DUF6447 family protein, with amino-acid sequence MAKITINGKEYDIEKLPKEAIDLISSIRFVDAEVQKLQNQIKIHLAARALYMQQLQNLLDKLPVGSDEKIKFS; translated from the coding sequence ATGGCTAAAATAACTATCAATGGTAAGGAGTACGACATCGAAAAACTTCCAAAAGAAGCTATTGATCTAATCAGCTCCATTAGATTTGTAGATGCAGAAGTTCAAAAACTTCAAAACCAAATAAAAATACATCTTGCTGCAAGGGCTCTTTACATGCAGCAGCTTCAAAATCTGCTTGATAAACTTCCAGTAGGTTCAGACGAAAAAATAAAGTTCTCCTAA
- a CDS encoding IS110 family transposase, producing MRNCVDEITYVNTNKFKNILKGVNSAKNDRIDAETIAIYYEMGLLPTVYVPTRKEKELRIKMKERDSFVDMRKGVINRLHSLLLEYGIKTNKRELTTKKGMERIKEETKKKVPPSLRETIWRQIETIEYLTDKIRETEEDIKSFIGEDEELKGKVELLKSIPGVGDIVAIAFISAVCNEERFENGDKVAAYFGLVPRVNSSGDEVRNGRITKKGDSRTRNKIIQATRALLNSKLDNSVKRFYEGLVKKGLEKKKALIAAARKLVKVMFAVLRERRQFMDFVENKCNLCVGG from the coding sequence ATAAGGAACTGCGTTGATGAAATAACTTACGTTAACACTAACAAATTTAAGAACATTCTAAAAGGTGTTAACAGTGCTAAAAACGACAGGATAGATGCAGAAACGATAGCCATTTACTATGAAATGGGCTTACTTCCGACAGTTTACGTCCCGACGAGAAAAGAAAAAGAGCTAAGGATAAAGATGAAAGAGAGAGATAGCTTTGTAGATATGAGAAAAGGGGTAATTAACAGACTTCATAGCCTATTGCTTGAATATGGGATAAAGACAAACAAGAGAGAACTCACCACGAAGAAAGGGATGGAAAGGATAAAGGAAGAAACGAAGAAGAAAGTGCCTCCGTCATTACGAGAAACGATATGGAGGCAAATAGAAACAATAGAATACTTAACAGATAAGATAAGAGAGACAGAAGAAGATATCAAGAGTTTTATAGGAGAAGATGAGGAGCTTAAGGGAAAAGTAGAACTTCTAAAAAGCATACCTGGAGTAGGAGATATAGTAGCTATAGCCTTTATATCTGCCGTATGTAACGAAGAGAGGTTTGAAAACGGAGACAAGGTAGCGGCTTATTTTGGACTTGTTCCTCGTGTTAATAGCAGTGGAGACGAAGTTAGAAATGGAAGGATAACAAAGAAAGGGGACAGCAGAACGAGGAACAAGATTATCCAGGCTACGAGAGCGTTATTGAACAGCAAGTTAGACAATTCAGTTAAAAGATTTTACGAAGGGTTAGTTAAGAAAGGTTTAGAGAAGAAGAAAGCGCTGATAGCTGCGGCGAGGAAATTGGTTAAAGTAATGTTCGCAGTTTTGAGAGAGAGAAGGCAATTTATGGATTTTGTTGAAAATAAATGCAACCTCTGTGTTGGGGGTTGA
- a CDS encoding universal stress protein, translating into MPLFKKVLYPTDFSELSNIAKNYVMKLKEANTQEVIILHVIHPLEFSLPQFDDPFALDVATIYANIPEIEKEVLKRHEEILNIVAEEFKNQGFSVKKVMTIGDPKEEIVRIADEEKVNVIVIGYHGKGLLERILEMGSTAKTVIKKAKCPVLVIKKEV; encoded by the coding sequence ATGCCACTTTTTAAAAAGGTTCTCTATCCTACCGATTTTTCTGAGTTATCTAACATTGCAAAAAATTATGTTATGAAACTAAAAGAAGCAAATACTCAAGAGGTAATTATTCTTCACGTTATTCATCCGCTTGAGTTTAGTCTTCCTCAGTTTGATGACCCTTTTGCACTTGATGTAGCAACTATCTATGCCAATATACCTGAGATAGAAAAAGAAGTTTTAAAAAGGCATGAAGAAATACTTAATATAGTAGCTGAAGAGTTCAAAAATCAGGGATTTTCTGTTAAGAAAGTCATGACTATTGGTGATCCCAAAGAGGAAATTGTAAGAATAGCAGATGAGGAAAAAGTTAACGTGATAGTGATAGGATATCACGGTAAAGGACTTCTTGAAAGAATTTTAGAGATGGGAAGTACAGCAAAGACCGTTATAAAAAAGGCTAAATGTCCAGTTCTTGTAATCAAAAAGGAGGTTTAG
- the mazG gene encoding nucleoside triphosphate pyrophosphohydrolase → MEKKYTFNDLVEIMKKLRSPKGCPWDQKQTHESLVPYLIEETYELVDAIKEKDYENMKEELGDLLLQVVFHSQIAKERGKFNISDVVDSIAKKLVFRHPHVFGDRDDIKNSEDVLREWDKLKEKEGKKRESLLDGIPKSLPPIPRAYKLQKRVEKVGFDWSNYSEIREKLVEELKEIDDAVKKGKKEKIEEEIGDLFFMVVNLARFLDINPEIALQKANDKFEKRFRYIEEEARKKGKKLEEMSLEEMEELWQEAKKKML, encoded by the coding sequence ATGGAGAAAAAATATACGTTTAATGACTTAGTAGAAATAATGAAAAAGCTTCGTTCTCCAAAAGGGTGTCCGTGGGATCAAAAACAAACTCATGAAAGTCTTGTTCCTTATTTAATAGAGGAAACTTACGAACTTGTAGATGCAATAAAAGAAAAGGACTATGAAAATATGAAAGAAGAACTTGGAGATCTTCTTCTTCAAGTTGTTTTTCATTCTCAAATAGCAAAAGAGAGAGGAAAATTTAATATCAGTGATGTTGTAGATTCTATAGCTAAAAAGCTTGTTTTCAGACATCCTCACGTCTTTGGGGATAGAGATGATATAAAGAACTCTGAAGATGTTCTAAGAGAATGGGATAAGCTTAAAGAAAAAGAAGGAAAAAAAAGAGAATCCCTTCTTGATGGTATTCCAAAGTCGCTTCCTCCTATTCCAAGAGCCTATAAGCTTCAAAAACGAGTAGAAAAAGTCGGTTTTGACTGGAGTAACTATTCTGAGATTAGAGAGAAATTAGTTGAAGAACTAAAGGAAATAGATGATGCTGTTAAGAAAGGAAAAAAGGAAAAAATAGAAGAAGAAATTGGGGATCTTTTCTTTATGGTAGTTAACCTTGCAAGATTTTTGGATATTAATCCCGAAATTGCTCTCCAGAAAGCAAATGATAAATTTGAAAAGCGTTTTCGCTATATTGAAGAAGAAGCAAGAAAAAAGGGAAAGAAATTGGAAGAAATGTCTTTAGAAGAGATGGAAGAGCTCTGGCAAGAAGCAAAGAAAAAGATGTTATGA
- a CDS encoding HlyD family type I secretion periplasmic adaptor subunit encodes MSSEEVKNEEKNKVENKEKIEEKNKVKVDLDDKKYITFGSLVVFLIFGLLIGWAALAKIDTVVVAPGKVVVKSYKKPVQHKDWGTVTRIFVKEGDFVKKGDPLLELEKLEQDTNYKVLESNYYNLLAERDRLLSEKKGLNHIAFSSEFLQFKNKKLKEQIIRTQRELFFKRKRKLQSELAVLSERENQAKEQLKGLKSVLKIKENLLNSYIKEIKEQEELVKEKLVSKIRLLDLMKEKERLEAEIKDIKSKIPQVLSQIEELNHQKTLQIENYQNEVASKLDEVLSKLSELKPKVIYAKEKVKKTIITANTSGQVLGLKIHAKGEVVKPGDTLMYIVPKKDEIFILAKVLPQDRDRVSKGQLVDLHFPAFLSIAANIVEGKVTYVATDTLFDQATRHDYYETHIVLTDKGKEQLKKYGFNLVPGMPAVAYIKVEKVTPLEYVLQPVLMLVKTAFKAN; translated from the coding sequence ATGAGCTCTGAAGAAGTAAAAAATGAAGAAAAAAATAAAGTAGAAAATAAAGAAAAAATTGAAGAAAAAAACAAGGTAAAAGTAGATTTAGATGACAAAAAATACATAACTTTTGGTAGTTTGGTTGTTTTTCTTATTTTTGGTCTTCTTATTGGATGGGCAGCTTTAGCAAAAATTGATACCGTTGTAGTTGCTCCTGGGAAAGTTGTAGTAAAAAGTTATAAAAAACCCGTTCAGCATAAAGATTGGGGAACAGTTACAAGAATTTTTGTAAAAGAAGGTGATTTTGTTAAAAAAGGAGACCCTCTTTTAGAGTTAGAAAAACTAGAACAGGATACTAACTATAAAGTTCTTGAATCCAATTACTACAATCTACTTGCTGAAAGAGATAGACTTTTGTCAGAAAAAAAGGGACTAAACCACATAGCTTTCAGTTCTGAGTTTCTTCAATTTAAAAATAAAAAGTTAAAGGAACAAATAATTCGCACACAAAGAGAGCTCTTTTTTAAAAGAAAGCGAAAACTTCAAAGTGAACTTGCTGTATTGTCTGAACGAGAAAACCAAGCAAAAGAACAACTTAAAGGTTTAAAGTCAGTTCTAAAAATTAAAGAAAATCTTCTAAATTCTTATATTAAAGAAATAAAAGAGCAAGAAGAACTTGTTAAAGAAAAGCTTGTCAGTAAAATAAGACTGCTTGATTTAATGAAGGAAAAGGAAAGATTAGAAGCAGAAATTAAGGATATAAAATCAAAGATACCTCAAGTCTTATCTCAAATTGAAGAATTAAATCATCAAAAAACTCTCCAAATAGAAAACTATCAAAATGAAGTAGCTTCTAAGTTAGATGAAGTTTTGTCTAAGCTTTCAGAACTTAAACCTAAGGTTATCTATGCTAAAGAAAAGGTGAAGAAAACTATCATCACAGCAAATACGAGCGGACAGGTTTTAGGTTTAAAGATTCATGCCAAAGGTGAAGTTGTGAAGCCAGGTGATACCTTAATGTACATAGTTCCTAAGAAAGATGAAATATTTATACTTGCAAAAGTCCTGCCTCAGGATAGAGATAGAGTTTCAAAAGGTCAGCTTGTTGATTTACACTTTCCTGCTTTCTTAAGTATAGCTGCAAACATAGTTGAAGGGAAAGTTACTTACGTTGCGACAGATACTTTGTTTGATCAAGCTACCCGTCACGACTACTATGAAACTCATATAGTTCTTACAGATAAAGGAAAAGAACAATTAAAAAAGTATGGTTTTAATTTAGTCCCTGGAATGCCTGCTGTTGCATATATAAAGGTTGAAAAGGTTACTCCACTTGAATATGTACTTCAACCAGTTTTAATGTTAGTTAAAACTGCATTCAAAGCCAACTGA
- the cysS gene encoding cysteine--tRNA ligase, translated as MIRVFNTLTEKKEEFKPLNDKTVKMYVCGPTVYDHAHIGHARSAIVFDVIRRWFEYRGYRVIYVRNYTDVDDKIIKRSKEEGIPWYEVAKKYIESYEEDMKALNIKEPTYKPKVTEHIEEIIEMIKGLIAKGYAYESEGDVYFSVEKFSEYGKLSKRKTEELIAGARIEPGEKKKNPLDFALWKKSKEGEPGWESPWGIGRPGWHIECSAMAMKYLGRTMDIHGGGLDLIFPHHENEIAQSEAYTGKSFVRYWLHNGFVMVNKEKMSKSLGNFFTIKDILKEFSSDVLRLFLLSTHYRSPIDFSFERLKDAERSFGRLLNFIESKEIIEKLPTFEKNSEIFDVENYKLQFESAMDDDFNTARALGVIFELVKEANLIKDKAIKENKISNKEKETILKAIGIVESYLKLLGFKLEKKKQEGIEDELIKLLIDVRSELRKRKAFDLADKIRDGLKDLGIILEDLPSGTIYKRSN; from the coding sequence ATGATAAGAGTATTTAATACTCTAACAGAGAAAAAAGAAGAGTTCAAACCATTAAACGATAAAACTGTAAAAATGTACGTTTGTGGTCCCACAGTGTATGATCATGCCCACATTGGACATGCAAGAAGCGCTATTGTTTTTGACGTTATAAGAAGATGGTTTGAGTATAGAGGATATAGAGTAATCTATGTAAGGAACTATACCGATGTTGACGATAAGATAATAAAAAGGTCAAAGGAAGAAGGTATTCCTTGGTACGAGGTTGCAAAAAAGTACATAGAATCTTATGAAGAAGACATGAAAGCTTTAAACATTAAAGAACCTACATATAAACCAAAAGTTACAGAACACATTGAAGAAATAATTGAAATGATAAAAGGATTAATAGCCAAAGGCTACGCTTACGAATCGGAAGGAGATGTCTACTTTTCGGTTGAAAAATTTTCAGAATATGGAAAGCTTTCTAAGAGGAAAACGGAAGAGCTAATAGCTGGCGCAAGAATAGAGCCTGGAGAAAAGAAGAAAAATCCTCTCGACTTTGCCCTTTGGAAAAAGTCAAAAGAGGGAGAACCTGGCTGGGAATCTCCGTGGGGAATTGGAAGACCAGGATGGCACATAGAATGTTCAGCAATGGCAATGAAGTACTTAGGTAGAACGATGGATATCCATGGAGGAGGTTTAGACCTAATATTCCCCCACCACGAAAACGAAATCGCTCAGTCAGAAGCTTACACTGGAAAATCTTTTGTCAGATACTGGTTGCACAATGGCTTTGTAATGGTGAATAAGGAAAAAATGAGTAAATCTCTTGGAAACTTTTTCACAATAAAAGATATCCTTAAAGAATTTTCGTCAGATGTTCTAAGACTGTTTTTGCTTTCTACTCACTATAGAAGTCCAATAGACTTTTCTTTTGAAAGGCTAAAAGACGCTGAAAGGAGTTTTGGAAGACTTTTGAATTTTATTGAGTCAAAAGAAATTATTGAAAAACTTCCAACATTTGAGAAGAACTCTGAAATTTTTGACGTAGAAAATTACAAGCTTCAGTTTGAATCAGCAATGGATGATGATTTTAACACTGCAAGAGCTCTCGGAGTTATTTTTGAACTTGTAAAGGAAGCAAATCTTATAAAGGATAAAGCAATAAAAGAAAATAAAATTTCTAATAAAGAAAAGGAAACTATTCTTAAAGCTATAGGTATTGTTGAAAGCTATTTAAAACTTCTTGGCTTTAAGCTAGAGAAGAAGAAACAGGAAGGTATAGAAGACGAGCTTATAAAACTTCTCATTGATGTTAGAAGTGAGCTTCGTAAAAGAAAAGCTTTTGATTTAGCAGATAAAATTAGAGATGGCCTAAAAGACCTTGGAATAATTTTAGAAGACTTGCCATCTGGAACTATATATAAAAGGAGTAATTAA